A region from the Mucilaginibacter sp. CSA2-8R genome encodes:
- a CDS encoding glycoside hydrolase family 76 protein has product MKSFMKSFRAILMVVIAGSLTQCKKEQGANLTEAGNEQAAAVRLKTMSTNSAYWLKAQETHNFVYGNLLTGFNSYRVNNTTQTGIAYEWYNVSQIYADAAMVARGDNNYLPYMNNTYAWMSNMWNSTSSTGGYFAQANVNGSGAGGDLYTDDNALSGVTYLDAYQVTTGTTKTNYLNSAKACANWLMNSGQWDNTYGGGFWWNTIKESKPTQTNGLALQLFLRLYQITGQSFYRDWAVSVKNWLTNQMLDSATELYIWKIDGSGLGIKHTEKFTYDNAIMVEAFLLYAEVMSDNSFVTRAQNLGIAMNNTLWNNTYKVYLFNTADGRINPAWCVWASQAMVKLYQRDNNTAWLDYAQQNIDYMNTKLRNATNKGYYHFCNLDGSNMETRMEGVDQAWMQRTQSLLSDYR; this is encoded by the coding sequence ATGAAAAGCTTTATGAAATCTTTCCGGGCCATTTTGATGGTGGTGATTGCCGGAAGTTTGACACAGTGTAAAAAGGAACAGGGAGCAAATCTTACAGAGGCAGGAAATGAGCAGGCCGCTGCCGTACGGCTAAAAACCATGAGCACTAACTCGGCTTACTGGCTTAAAGCTCAGGAAACACATAATTTTGTATATGGCAACTTGCTCACCGGTTTCAACAGTTATCGGGTAAATAATACTACACAAACAGGTATTGCCTATGAGTGGTATAACGTAAGCCAGATTTATGCTGATGCTGCTATGGTAGCGCGTGGAGACAATAACTACTTGCCTTACATGAATAATACTTATGCCTGGATGAGCAACATGTGGAATAGCACCAGCTCAACAGGCGGCTATTTTGCACAGGCCAACGTTAATGGTAGCGGCGCCGGCGGCGATCTTTACACGGATGACAATGCATTATCAGGCGTAACTTATTTGGATGCCTATCAGGTAACTACAGGTACTACCAAAACTAACTATCTGAACTCGGCCAAGGCCTGTGCTAACTGGCTGATGAATAGCGGACAGTGGGACAACACTTATGGCGGCGGTTTTTGGTGGAACACCATCAAAGAAAGCAAACCAACGCAGACCAATGGACTGGCATTGCAGCTTTTTTTAAGGTTGTATCAAATTACCGGGCAATCCTTTTATCGCGACTGGGCAGTGTCGGTTAAAAACTGGCTGACTAATCAGATGCTTGACAGCGCTACAGAATTATACATTTGGAAAATTGATGGCAGTGGCCTTGGAATAAAGCATACCGAAAAGTTTACTTACGACAACGCTATCATGGTGGAAGCATTTTTACTTTACGCAGAAGTGATGAGTGATAATAGCTTTGTGACCCGTGCACAAAACCTGGGCATTGCAATGAATAACACTTTATGGAACAATACTTATAAAGTTTACCTGTTCAACACGGCAGACGGCCGCATTAACCCGGCTTGGTGTGTATGGGCATCGCAAGCTATGGTGAAGCTTTATCAGCGCGACAACAACACAGCCTGGCTGGATTACGCGCAGCAAAACATCGATTACATGAATACCAAACTGCGCAATGCTACCAATAAAGGGTACTATCATTTTTGTAACCTGGATGGCAGCAACATGGAAACACGTATGGAAGGCGTAGACCAAGCCTGGATGCAACGCACACAAAGCTTATTATCAGATTATCGTTAG
- a CDS encoding GH92 family glycosyl hydrolase — translation MNKILFKRAAIILTLFTTGRLQAQDVLQYVDPGIGTAHSRWFFFTPAAVPGGMAKLAPSTNGHYGNPQGWEAVGYDVRHKSIEGFVHFHEWQVGGVSFMPTTGALKTVPGELEQPGSGYRSSFDHKNETAQAGYYKVKLDDYQITAELTATKRVGFHRYTFPKSTQAHVILDIGRKQGESGEVTDADIHMIDAIHFAGYVITYPKYVASYDPQGKVAMYFYGQLAKAPLSITAFTQAGTMPGKKAATGVGAGLALNYNTQSGEKLEIKVGLSYTSIANAKANLVAEASGLNFDAALRQAQNTWRQELGKLQVETKVRANKMKFYTGLYHALLGRGLASDVNGAYPKHQGTAGQLNAQEKKYGFINTDAIWGGYWNLTQLWSLSYPEWYARFVTTQLRLCKDKGWFGDGIANSEYVSGVGTNFVGLAIAGAYQAGIRDYDVPAAYQAVKNNELGWKNRLTGSGKMDTKAFLQYGYVPHLDGDGRNFVTDSTGSNFSASHTLEYSFSAFAAAQMAKALGKTSDYQQLIKYANGWQHLFNPANKLIQPKTAEGKFIDKFDPLQAWRGFQEGNATQYTFYVPQNPKALISAVGDASFNARLDGIFEASAKNDFGGGKTIDAFAGINALYNQGNQPNLHIGWLFNFSGKPWLTQKWIRQICNNFYGTEPIHGYGYGQDEDQGQLGSWYVLASLGLFDVKGFTDLRPIVQFGSPLFSRSTLRLGNGKTLHIEAKNNTEQNVYVQSLTFNGQPIKNCWMYLDQLRQGGKLVFIMGSQPNKNWGVTNPPPSVQ, via the coding sequence ATGAACAAAATCTTGTTTAAAAGAGCCGCAATCATTTTGACGCTGTTTACTACCGGCCGCTTACAAGCGCAGGATGTTTTGCAATACGTGGACCCCGGCATTGGTACTGCCCATAGCCGCTGGTTTTTCTTTACACCGGCCGCTGTGCCGGGCGGCATGGCCAAACTGGCGCCATCTACCAACGGGCATTACGGAAACCCTCAGGGTTGGGAAGCTGTTGGTTACGATGTGCGCCATAAATCTATTGAAGGCTTTGTGCACTTTCATGAGTGGCAGGTGGGTGGTGTTAGCTTTATGCCTACTACCGGTGCATTAAAAACTGTACCCGGCGAACTTGAGCAACCAGGTAGCGGCTACCGATCGTCTTTTGATCATAAAAATGAAACGGCTCAAGCAGGCTATTATAAAGTGAAGCTGGATGATTACCAGATTACAGCAGAGCTGACGGCCACTAAACGCGTAGGATTTCATCGGTATACATTTCCTAAATCAACCCAGGCACATGTGATTTTAGATATCGGACGCAAGCAGGGCGAGAGCGGAGAAGTAACGGATGCCGACATACATATGATTGATGCTATCCACTTTGCTGGCTATGTGATTACCTATCCTAAGTATGTAGCCAGCTATGACCCACAAGGCAAGGTAGCCATGTACTTTTATGGGCAATTGGCAAAGGCACCCTTATCAATAACTGCATTTACACAGGCAGGTACTATGCCCGGTAAAAAAGCAGCAACAGGAGTAGGAGCGGGCTTAGCACTAAATTACAATACTCAATCGGGCGAAAAACTGGAAATTAAAGTGGGTTTAAGCTATACCTCAATAGCTAATGCAAAAGCTAACCTGGTGGCTGAAGCAAGTGGACTAAATTTCGATGCTGCGCTCAGGCAGGCACAAAATACTTGGCGGCAAGAGCTTGGCAAGCTACAGGTAGAAACGAAGGTTAGGGCCAATAAAATGAAATTTTATACCGGCTTGTATCACGCATTGTTAGGCCGTGGCCTGGCCAGTGATGTAAACGGAGCCTACCCTAAACATCAAGGCACGGCAGGCCAGCTTAACGCTCAAGAGAAAAAGTACGGTTTTATTAATACCGATGCTATATGGGGAGGCTATTGGAATTTGACGCAGTTATGGTCACTATCATACCCGGAGTGGTATGCGCGTTTTGTAACTACGCAGCTGAGGTTGTGTAAAGACAAAGGATGGTTTGGTGACGGCATAGCCAACAGCGAATACGTATCGGGTGTGGGTACCAATTTTGTGGGCTTGGCTATTGCCGGTGCCTATCAGGCAGGCATACGCGATTATGATGTACCCGCAGCTTACCAGGCTGTTAAAAATAACGAGTTGGGCTGGAAAAACAGACTGACCGGATCGGGAAAAATGGATACCAAAGCATTTTTGCAGTATGGCTATGTTCCGCATCTGGATGGTGATGGGCGTAACTTCGTTACAGATTCTACCGGGTCTAACTTTTCGGCCTCACATACACTCGAGTATAGTTTTAGTGCCTTTGCTGCAGCGCAAATGGCCAAAGCATTAGGCAAGACTAGCGATTACCAGCAGCTTATTAAGTATGCTAACGGTTGGCAACATCTGTTTAATCCGGCCAATAAATTAATTCAGCCTAAAACTGCCGAAGGGAAGTTTATTGACAAATTTGATCCGTTGCAGGCATGGCGCGGATTTCAGGAAGGTAATGCTACGCAGTACACTTTTTATGTGCCACAAAACCCGAAAGCATTAATCAGCGCCGTAGGAGACGCCAGCTTTAATGCCCGGTTGGATGGCATATTTGAAGCGTCTGCTAAAAATGATTTCGGCGGTGGTAAAACCATTGATGCTTTTGCCGGAATCAACGCCTTATATAATCAGGGTAATCAACCCAATTTACATATAGGCTGGCTGTTTAACTTTTCGGGCAAGCCTTGGTTAACGCAAAAATGGATACGCCAGATTTGTAATAACTTTTATGGTACCGAGCCTATACACGGCTATGGTTATGGGCAGGATGAAGATCAGGGGCAATTGGGATCATGGTATGTTTTAGCTTCGCTGGGTTTGTTTGATGTTAAAGGGTTCACCGATTTGCGGCCAATAGTTCAGTTTGGCAGTCCGCTGTTCAGCCGTTCCACTTTACGACTTGGCAATGGTAAAACACTGCACATTGAAGCCAAGAATAATACGGAGCAAAATGTTTACGTGCAAAGCCTGACGTTTAACGGGCAGCCCATCAAAAATTGCTGGATGTACCTTGATCAATTGCGGCAAGGCGGTAAGCTAGTTTTTATTATGGGCAGTCAGCCTAACAAAAACTGGGGAGTAACCAATCCTCCGCCATCGGTACAATAG
- a CDS encoding glycoside hydrolase family 76 protein, translating into MHYKKFVLVTLLSGVITLLNNVQAQTPDSKTYLQRAETMYKLVWQHYRVPAYVGLFKENYPDNKKDSLSYMQGGGVAEKQVSFLWPFSGVFSATNVLIHVSDSFRHKYRVYLDTLVRGVELYGDAKRQPFGYQAYPVRFEKADRYYDDNGLVGIDYMESYFNTRNPEYLKRAKQVFRFIESGWNNDAGGGVVWLEGHKDQKPACTNGMATLTALKIYQGCKEKWYLDAGKRYYEWMYKTLRDSNGVIANDIKTNSNQINHVYWTYNTGSLIEAAVLLYQFTGDQMYLAQGKQLAADSFQHFTAASRNPNLPIAIDLPWFVTVLFRGYAALYGVDGNYTYLSAIEKALNYAWGHSRDQYGFITHTWLPDAQGIKKPKWLLDEACIAELYARLSLLKSKK; encoded by the coding sequence ATGCATTACAAAAAATTCGTTCTGGTAACATTATTAAGCGGTGTAATTACACTGCTTAATAATGTCCAGGCACAGACTCCGGATTCAAAAACTTACTTGCAGCGTGCAGAAACCATGTATAAATTGGTGTGGCAGCATTATCGGGTCCCTGCCTATGTGGGTTTATTTAAAGAAAATTATCCCGACAACAAAAAGGATTCATTAAGTTATATGCAAGGGGGGGGAGTTGCAGAGAAGCAGGTAAGTTTCTTATGGCCGTTTTCGGGTGTGTTTTCGGCTACTAATGTGCTGATACATGTTTCAGACAGCTTTCGCCACAAATACAGGGTTTACCTTGATACGCTGGTGAGAGGCGTGGAATTATACGGCGACGCTAAACGACAGCCTTTCGGTTACCAGGCCTACCCCGTACGATTTGAAAAGGCAGACCGCTATTATGATGATAACGGTCTGGTCGGAATTGATTATATGGAATCATATTTCAATACCCGCAACCCGGAATATCTTAAACGTGCGAAACAGGTTTTTAGGTTTATTGAAAGCGGCTGGAATAACGATGCCGGCGGCGGAGTAGTATGGTTGGAAGGCCACAAGGATCAAAAACCGGCCTGCACCAACGGCATGGCCACTTTAACGGCCTTAAAAATCTACCAGGGCTGCAAAGAAAAATGGTATCTGGATGCTGGAAAGCGCTATTACGAATGGATGTACAAAACGCTCAGGGATAGCAATGGTGTCATCGCTAATGACATTAAAACCAACAGCAATCAAATCAATCATGTTTACTGGACCTATAATACCGGCTCATTGATCGAGGCTGCGGTTTTGCTTTACCAGTTCACCGGTGATCAAATGTATCTGGCCCAAGGCAAGCAGTTGGCAGCGGACAGCTTCCAGCATTTTACAGCCGCATCACGTAATCCTAACTTACCTATTGCCATTGATTTGCCCTGGTTTGTAACGGTACTGTTTAGGGGGTATGCTGCCCTTTACGGGGTTGACGGTAACTACACCTATCTGAGTGCTATCGAAAAAGCTTTGAACTATGCCTGGGGCCATTCTCGCGATCAATATGGCTTTATTACGCATACCTGGTTGCCTGATGCACAAGGAATCAAGAAACCTAAATGGCTGCTTGATGAAGCTTGTATTGCTGAATTATACGCAAGACTTAGCTTGCTAAAGTCGAAAAAGTAA
- a CDS encoding SusE domain-containing protein: protein MKRINFTTIMAFMAVMALFSCKKDTRSLDDQLTAAGTLSAPANATALKLQPGGSSVPFKWSAANAADGGVVLYEVAFDKADGNFSTPVYRVLSDGSGVQAQATIPQDTLNKIASLAGIASSSTGTLKWTVMASKATNVQTTTGTNSLQITRPAGFAVPPTALYLTGTGTEAGGTDLSKAIAFKQTAPGVFELYTSLQVGNYQFTDKATSAGIRYYIDGSGTIQQGSQTTTVGTTTGPYRIRLNFNVATSNIVSIQSLGLFMSAYNTEIGQLSYTGNSTWSNARIPVEFYQFSWGRDERYKFALHTSAGVEYFGSVNVNNVAPSGQPTSYFNLLPVSNAQWDNTYKFDPSIDKRNAKVDVYFRPSAAYTHTATAVN from the coding sequence ATGAAAAGAATAAATTTTACTACCATAATGGCCTTTATGGCCGTCATGGCCCTGTTCTCCTGTAAAAAGGATACCCGTTCGTTGGATGATCAGCTTACTGCTGCCGGTACGCTGTCGGCTCCGGCCAACGCAACTGCGCTCAAATTGCAACCCGGCGGTAGCAGCGTCCCTTTCAAGTGGAGTGCTGCCAATGCAGCCGACGGCGGTGTGGTGCTTTATGAAGTAGCGTTCGACAAAGCTGACGGCAATTTCAGTACGCCAGTGTACCGGGTTTTGTCTGATGGTTCGGGCGTGCAGGCCCAGGCTACCATTCCACAGGATACCTTAAATAAGATTGCTTCCTTAGCAGGCATTGCTTCATCAAGTACAGGTACCCTTAAGTGGACCGTCATGGCATCAAAAGCCACCAACGTGCAAACTACTACAGGCACTAACAGTTTGCAAATTACCCGTCCGGCGGGTTTTGCTGTACCGCCAACTGCTTTGTATTTAACAGGTACCGGAACCGAGGCCGGTGGAACGGACCTGTCTAAAGCTATTGCTTTTAAACAAACAGCTCCCGGCGTATTTGAGCTATACACCTCATTGCAGGTTGGTAACTACCAGTTTACGGATAAGGCTACATCGGCAGGTATACGTTACTATATTGATGGCAGCGGAACCATTCAGCAGGGTAGCCAAACCACGACCGTAGGCACCACCACCGGCCCATACCGTATTCGGCTAAACTTTAATGTGGCTACCAGTAACATCGTGAGCATTCAATCTTTAGGTTTATTTATGTCGGCGTATAATACCGAAATAGGACAGTTGAGCTACACCGGCAACAGTACCTGGAGCAATGCCCGTATACCGGTTGAATTTTACCAGTTTTCATGGGGACGTGATGAGCGATACAAATTTGCACTGCATACCTCGGCAGGGGTAGAGTATTTTGGAAGCGTTAACGTAAACAACGTTGCACCGTCTGGGCAGCCAACCAGTTACTTTAACTTGTTGCCGGTTAGCAATGCTCAGTGGGACAATACATATAAGTTTGATCCTTCCATCGATAAGCGTAACGCTAAGGTTGATGTCTATTTCAGGCCCTCAGCCGCCTATACACATACGGCAACAGCAGTAAATTAA
- a CDS encoding sugar porter family MFS transporter, with protein sequence MKNKRISLTAITIVASLGGFLFGFDMAVISGVLPLVKNQFSLTAVQEGWFVSSALIGCILGVALSGELSDRLGRRKPMLLSATLFLISAIGCALMPTLSLIVVSRLIGGIGIGIASNVVPLYISEIAPANIRGRLVTYYQLAITLGILIAYLTNALLVSFAASSVSQIMLIKEIWRAMLGLGAIPAVAFLSGLFTVPESPRWLMQKGRNQEAQQILNAINGHEENQVEVASNETTSQGSYKELFAPGMRKALLIGILLPLFSQFSGINAIVYYGPSILSSAGVSLSNSLISQIIFGAANMLFTLFAIWKVDSWGRRPLYLYGTAGAAITLTATGYCFYAGQTTSVWLLVCVLAFLAFFAFSIGPLKFVIASEIFPNAIRGRALAISIMTMWIADTIVGQLTPILLKDFGSAGTFWFFAFFCIVAFIVVYKLLPETKGQSLEHIENYWKAKGLNANEQQSADTHVPIH encoded by the coding sequence ATGAAAAATAAACGTATCAGCTTAACCGCTATAACCATCGTTGCTTCACTTGGCGGCTTTTTATTTGGTTTTGATATGGCCGTTATCTCCGGAGTATTGCCTTTAGTTAAAAACCAATTCAGCCTAACGGCAGTTCAGGAAGGTTGGTTTGTATCATCGGCGCTGATAGGCTGTATTTTAGGCGTTGCACTATCCGGAGAGTTGAGTGACCGTTTAGGTCGTCGTAAACCTATGTTACTTTCCGCAACTTTGTTTTTGATATCCGCTATAGGGTGTGCTTTAATGCCAACGCTGTCTTTGATTGTCGTATCACGATTAATAGGAGGTATTGGTATTGGCATTGCCAGTAATGTGGTGCCTTTATACATTTCCGAAATTGCTCCTGCCAACATCCGTGGTCGGTTAGTTACCTATTACCAGTTGGCTATTACATTGGGCATTTTAATAGCCTATTTAACCAATGCTCTGTTGGTAAGCTTTGCAGCTTCATCTGTTTCTCAAATTATGCTTATTAAAGAAATATGGCGGGCAATGCTTGGCTTAGGAGCTATACCAGCTGTTGCGTTTTTGAGTGGTTTGTTTACCGTGCCCGAAAGCCCGCGCTGGCTGATGCAAAAAGGCCGGAACCAGGAGGCACAACAAATACTGAACGCCATTAACGGACACGAAGAAAACCAGGTGGAAGTTGCCTCAAATGAAACAACCTCGCAGGGCTCGTATAAAGAGTTGTTTGCACCGGGTATGCGGAAAGCTTTACTGATTGGTATATTATTACCTCTATTCTCTCAGTTTAGTGGTATCAACGCCATTGTTTATTACGGGCCAAGTATACTAAGCAGTGCCGGTGTGTCTTTAAGTAACTCGTTAATCAGCCAGATCATTTTTGGTGCTGCTAACATGTTATTTACCTTATTTGCCATTTGGAAAGTGGATAGCTGGGGACGCAGGCCTTTATACCTGTATGGCACAGCAGGCGCAGCCATCACCCTAACAGCAACCGGCTATTGTTTCTATGCCGGACAAACAACCAGTGTATGGCTATTAGTTTGCGTGCTGGCATTTTTAGCTTTTTTTGCATTCTCTATAGGCCCGCTTAAGTTTGTGATCGCTTCAGAAATATTTCCAAATGCAATTCGTGGTAGGGCCTTAGCTATTAGCATCATGACCATGTGGATAGCTGATACTATTGTAGGGCAGTTGACTCCCATATTGCTTAAAGATTTTGGCAGTGCCGGAACGTTCTGGTTTTTTGCCTTTTTCTGTATCGTAGCATTCATTGTGGTTTATAAACTGCTGCCTGAAACCAAGGGGCAGTCGCTTGAGCATATCGAAAATTATTGGAAGGCTAAAGGACTGAACGCAAATGAGCAGCAAAGTGCAGATACGCATGTCCCTATTCATTGA
- a CDS encoding glycoside hydrolase family 76 protein, which produces MKIRHYHWIIVLGVLFASCKKTDNGPATGENGNNGGNTGGAGSNPVTESVYLTNAKATRAFIKAGYATPFGSYRVNTTDNTNSAFEWYVASHLYADAAMIANGDASYQEPMNNAFGWLSKLEDKADPNGGYFAFANLDGSGAAGVKYVDDNALTGMAYLDAYNVTSGTIKANYLGAAESCAKWLMKSGQWDNTYGGGFWWTTEKTVKPTQSNALAMQLFARLFKLTGNTQYKDWALQVNNWLNTQMYDSTSGLYIWQVEKNGVKNGVKFTYDNGIMVEAQLLFADAMNDNTYKTKAQALGNAMIRGLWDKNYNVFIFNTNDLRVNGCYSGWATQAMIKLYELDNNENWLVYAKANVDAINVILKNTALNGYYQYAGLNGASRYTNLEGVDQAWMQRVQVMLSKYR; this is translated from the coding sequence ATGAAAATAAGGCATTACCACTGGATTATCGTGCTTGGTGTATTGTTCGCATCCTGCAAAAAGACAGACAACGGCCCGGCTACAGGAGAAAACGGTAATAACGGCGGCAATACAGGAGGAGCGGGCAGTAACCCGGTTACAGAGTCTGTATATCTTACCAATGCCAAAGCTACCCGCGCATTTATAAAAGCTGGGTATGCTACGCCCTTTGGCAGTTACCGGGTTAATACTACAGACAACACCAACAGTGCTTTTGAATGGTATGTTGCCAGTCATTTGTATGCAGATGCCGCCATGATAGCTAACGGTGACGCCAGTTATCAGGAACCTATGAATAATGCATTTGGCTGGCTAAGCAAGCTGGAGGATAAAGCAGACCCAAACGGCGGGTACTTTGCCTTTGCTAATTTGGATGGGTCGGGAGCTGCAGGCGTAAAATATGTTGATGATAACGCCCTGACCGGAATGGCCTATCTGGATGCTTACAATGTGACCAGTGGTACAATTAAAGCAAATTACCTTGGTGCTGCAGAGTCTTGCGCCAAGTGGCTGATGAAAAGCGGCCAGTGGGATAATACTTACGGTGGCGGCTTCTGGTGGACCACAGAAAAAACCGTAAAACCAACGCAATCCAATGCCCTCGCCATGCAGCTATTTGCACGCTTGTTTAAACTAACCGGTAACACGCAGTATAAAGATTGGGCTTTACAGGTAAACAATTGGTTGAATACCCAAATGTACGACAGTACCTCAGGATTATACATCTGGCAGGTTGAAAAAAATGGGGTAAAAAATGGAGTCAAGTTCACTTACGACAATGGAATTATGGTAGAGGCACAATTGCTTTTTGCCGATGCCATGAACGATAATACCTATAAAACAAAAGCACAGGCGTTGGGCAATGCTATGATCCGTGGCTTGTGGGATAAAAATTATAACGTATTTATTTTTAATACTAATGATTTGCGCGTCAACGGTTGTTATAGCGGCTGGGCCACCCAGGCTATGATAAAACTTTATGAATTAGATAACAACGAAAACTGGCTTGTTTACGCCAAAGCAAATGTAGATGCGATCAATGTCATTTTAAAAAATACGGCACTCAATGGCTACTACCAGTATGCAGGGCTCAATGGTGCTAGTCGCTACACTAACCTCGAAGGGGTAGACCAGGCCTGGATGCAACGCGTGCAGGTGATGCTGTCAAAATACAGATAA
- a CDS encoding RagB/SusD family nutrient uptake outer membrane protein has protein sequence MKNLTKYLAITSLILVSSCRKLDIGPTDAYSTLNFWTADANVYNALNNNYSLMYNSGLYFGAEGLSDNAYSQNNNDLIQIASGNANSLTPKFAGDWAYYYSTIKSCNQFLANIDQNTTLGAITLNRLKAEVRFIRAFEHFNLTKWYGDVPLVTNDITQEEAKTISKTPKAQVVDFVISELKAIVSALPSKDQLPAGENGRITKGAALALQARVLLYQGNRMAEVVTVCEDLMNNASTNGTYSLVSNYSDLFSNPTINHTNTESILSLQYVPATTRTWTDFWDFAPNSVGGRVNALAPTQELVDDYIMLNGRGITDAGSGYDENNPYINRDPRLTATVVYDRYNWNNGGGVNGTSKIIYIKPGSDPTRPGPDEYSSGRQSSSPSGYYWRKYFDPSALANFTSGNNLHLFRYAEILLDYAEAKNSLGQMTAAVWNQTIGALRARAGFTDQAALSYPGGDVTNIIRRERRAELALEGIRIDDIRRWRIAETMLNRYAHGAKFSGDQSTDNGYIRVQLRRFNPSRDYLWAIPSGDQSLNAQLTQNPGY, from the coding sequence ATGAAAAACCTTACAAAATATTTGGCGATAACATCATTGATACTGGTTAGCAGTTGTCGCAAGCTGGACATAGGTCCAACTGATGCCTATTCAACACTGAATTTTTGGACAGCCGATGCCAACGTTTACAATGCATTAAATAACAATTATAGCCTAATGTATAACAGCGGACTTTACTTTGGCGCTGAAGGCTTATCAGACAATGCTTACTCACAAAACAATAACGATTTAATCCAGATTGCTAGTGGTAATGCCAACTCATTAACGCCCAAGTTTGCCGGCGATTGGGCTTATTATTACAGCACCATCAAATCATGTAACCAGTTTTTAGCTAACATAGATCAAAACACTACGCTTGGCGCAATCACACTTAACCGCCTGAAGGCTGAAGTTAGATTTATTCGGGCTTTTGAACATTTTAACCTGACCAAATGGTACGGAGATGTACCGCTGGTAACTAATGATATTACGCAGGAAGAAGCTAAAACCATCAGCAAAACACCCAAAGCGCAAGTGGTTGATTTTGTTATCAGCGAACTCAAAGCCATCGTATCTGCGTTGCCATCTAAAGATCAGTTACCGGCAGGTGAAAACGGTCGCATTACTAAAGGGGCTGCACTGGCTCTTCAGGCCAGAGTATTATTATATCAGGGTAACCGTATGGCAGAAGTGGTTACCGTATGTGAGGATTTGATGAATAATGCCAGCACTAACGGTACCTACTCGTTAGTATCTAATTACAGTGATCTGTTCAGTAATCCAACAATTAACCACACTAATACTGAAAGCATTCTTTCGTTACAATACGTACCGGCAACCACCCGTACCTGGACCGATTTTTGGGATTTTGCCCCTAATAGCGTAGGCGGGCGGGTAAACGCATTGGCACCAACTCAAGAACTGGTTGATGACTACATTATGCTTAACGGGCGGGGTATTACCGACGCTGGTTCGGGCTATGATGAAAACAACCCATACATCAACCGCGACCCGCGTTTAACGGCAACCGTGGTGTACGACCGTTACAACTGGAACAATGGTGGTGGTGTAAACGGCACCAGCAAAATTATTTACATCAAGCCCGGAAGTGATCCTACACGGCCCGGTCCGGATGAATATTCATCAGGCCGTCAAAGCTCTTCGCCGTCGGGTTATTACTGGCGCAAGTATTTTGACCCATCGGCCTTAGCCAACTTTACCTCAGGTAATAACCTGCATTTGTTTCGCTACGCAGAAATTTTACTGGATTATGCTGAAGCTAAAAATAGCTTAGGGCAAATGACTGCCGCCGTTTGGAATCAAACTATCGGTGCTTTACGTGCACGGGCTGGATTTACAGACCAGGCCGCCTTGAGTTATCCTGGAGGCGATGTTACCAACATCATCAGGCGGGAACGTCGTGCCGAATTAGCATTAGAAGGTATACGTATAGACGATATCCGCCGCTGGCGGATTGCCGAGACCATGCTTAACCGATACGCTCATGGTGCTAAATTTTCGGGCGACCAAAGCACTGATAACGGTTACATCCGGGTCCAGCTTAGGCGTTTCAATCCATCCCGCGATTATTTGTGGGCTATTCCAAGCGGAGATCAAAGTCTGAACGCTCAGCTTACTCAAAATCCCGGCTATTAA